A part of Pararoseomonas sp. SCSIO 73927 genomic DNA contains:
- a CDS encoding amino acid ABC transporter permease, giving the protein MFDVQAFLTYLTNAYLLEGVGVTIGLTIATMIIGLILGTMLALMRMSKTVALSGVAGFYVWVFRGTPLLVQLVLIYTGLPQLGIKLGVLPSALLALSLNEAAYLSETIRGGFNGIPKGQTEAAKALGLSRWSTLRLVLMPQVARLIIPPLGNSLNGLLKATSLASVISLEEVMRRSQVLMQEKFEVLELYSVAAVYYLVLTTLWNLVQVRLERHYGRGYAEPDRAAVLVQARTVEAT; this is encoded by the coding sequence ATGTTCGACGTACAGGCCTTCCTGACCTACCTGACTAACGCCTACCTCCTGGAAGGCGTCGGCGTGACGATCGGGCTGACGATCGCCACGATGATCATCGGCCTGATTCTCGGCACCATGCTGGCGCTGATGCGCATGTCGAAGACTGTCGCGCTCTCTGGCGTGGCGGGCTTCTATGTCTGGGTTTTTCGCGGCACGCCGCTGCTGGTGCAGCTCGTCCTCATCTACACCGGCCTGCCACAGCTCGGCATCAAGCTCGGCGTCCTGCCCTCTGCCCTTCTCGCCCTCAGCCTCAACGAGGCCGCCTACCTCTCGGAGACGATCCGCGGGGGTTTCAACGGTATTCCCAAGGGCCAGACCGAGGCCGCCAAGGCCCTCGGCCTCTCCCGCTGGAGCACGCTGCGCCTCGTCCTCATGCCGCAGGTGGCACGCCTCATCATTCCGCCGCTAGGCAATTCGCTCAACGGCCTCCTGAAGGCCACCTCGCTCGCCTCCGTCATCTCGCTGGAGGAGGTGATGCGCCGCAGCCAGGTGCTGATGCAGGAGAAGTTCGAGGTGCTCGAGCTCTATTCCGTCGCCGCCGTCTACTACCTCGTGCTCACCACTCTTTGGAATCTCGTTCAGGTCCGGCTGGAGCGCCACTATGGACGGGGCTATGCCGAGCCCGATCGTGCGGCAGTGCTGGTTCAGGCCCGGACGGTGGAAGCAACCTGA
- a CDS encoding glycosyltransferase: protein MAANSLVGSVSVVVPNYNYARYLPERFASIVAQGRIVRHLTFLDDASSDNSMEMAEPLLAGLSIPVTVQRNAVNSGSVFRQWARGAEAAEAPFLWIAEADDSARPEMLDALARRLSGDPTAAFAFSDSAAIDADGAVTQESSKPYAAMLGDDVLNRDATLTGREFVGRCLCPRNLVVSASAVLWRTEALRAALGSLGDSVGRWRCAGDWRIYAEAARPQARMHYEARPFNLHRRHASSVTGSIPAASHFAEVVAMHSTLRRLLDRGADPDERMRRYLRDLRHAWHLG, encoded by the coding sequence ATGGCTGCCAACTCGCTCGTGGGCTCGGTGAGCGTCGTGGTGCCCAACTACAACTATGCCCGCTACCTGCCGGAACGCTTCGCCTCGATTGTTGCGCAAGGTCGGATCGTCCGGCACCTGACCTTCCTCGACGATGCGTCGAGCGACAACAGCATGGAGATGGCCGAACCCCTTCTTGCCGGTCTTTCCATCCCGGTCACGGTGCAGCGCAACGCCGTGAACTCCGGATCGGTCTTCCGCCAGTGGGCCCGGGGCGCCGAAGCGGCGGAGGCGCCGTTCCTCTGGATCGCGGAGGCGGATGACAGCGCGCGGCCGGAGATGCTGGACGCCCTCGCCCGGCGTCTCTCGGGCGATCCGACCGCAGCCTTCGCCTTCTCGGACTCGGCCGCGATCGACGCGGACGGTGCCGTGACGCAGGAGAGCAGCAAGCCGTACGCTGCCATGTTGGGCGATGATGTCCTGAACCGGGACGCGACCCTGACCGGGAGGGAATTCGTCGGCCGGTGCCTCTGCCCGCGCAACCTCGTCGTCAGCGCCAGTGCCGTGCTATGGCGTACCGAGGCGTTGCGCGCTGCGTTGGGGAGCCTGGGCGACTCCGTCGGCCGCTGGCGCTGTGCCGGTGACTGGCGCATCTACGCGGAGGCTGCCCGGCCGCAGGCACGGATGCACTATGAGGCCCGCCCCTTTAACCTGCACCGTCGTCACGCGTCGAGCGTCACGGGGTCGATCCCGGCTGCCTCTCACTTCGCGGAGGTTGTTGCAATGCACTCGACGCTGCGGCGGCTCCTGGACCGGGGCGCCGATCCGGACGAGAGGATGCGGCGCTATCTTCGTGATCTTCGGCATGCCTGGCATCTCGGCTAG
- a CDS encoding glycosyltransferase: MSPAALLQRLTSSNEFRTNVILRLVNGEMLPHERRHASPPSSLVDWTIGVTKPEAAAAVRAAGTWRDLLLLLLRDPAAGQTILSPARRLEVLQALEAVPGTRRIDGEGGPAATPSRDPGSETPTTTAEALEQLLRMLPAAEFGEFWTKLEEDIFGKRVRQLFREKRWADLNALHRAGEGARKKRAEIQTMIGRSYIYAGEYSTAARLLSSLATEFENDATIQFYSSVALARNNDLERSVSFGRRAIALRPKNDQYLSDQSAVLRQLARQKTTEQAGRVALLEESIDACRTAIQINPDRAENLGFRIARNFFDLRRFPEALAATEKLLKLKPDNVSSLMLRSDILLALNRASDALAIAKRVVEIEPGNQGAQYQLRSLRTLIDDDEDRSESHSVALVTILPEAKAIAGSIFSVVEGQLQEVALPEAPPDGSPLPMLSSIPAEWVILHPAGTAAPAISAAWMVRLHENGLRWSGCLLMEDEAGSPQEIWRRDLITLLAESGLVPEVADLPSVLAKQAALVATVDLSGSRPVPELSQAAGRQDRRTVVLMSKHGVVKFGGGEQFLDSMAEHYAEMGFDPIIVGTRPEMVGQSGLENGRAFHFIEESAAAMRRFLLETKPAVVHVLSGLGYQVADALEYLDVPFIYGVHFWRDCLGLIEGDDRFFLNFDRDPIPRPAFRRILQRAAAVYSNSSYTQAVLEEAFHARTPIIYSLPRDIDPTAQADREREAQALLGDRKDFVLLVNAKAEKGFDLLLAVARLCPDIPFVAISSQSDQSEAEAAVAEAGAGNVAILPRTDRIDLLYGRSKVVAVPSYHFVETFSRVCIEAQRFGKPVLGSDRGNVPYLLHESGVVLPEDADRWAAELRRIYDDPPYYRGLAARAEQNSSRYGYDRQRRALHGIVSSLGDQILIGIGSGIGNMLHVAPMVRNIARRLGRKVDLVVAEDHKNSLFLLQNSEYVNAAFSLRQTVLRRRYDRVFITHSFGSARVPFLAGRTLYSRDWMMFEPGGPFHETVFNLEAAKALLGVPYEDADVTEYFVANYAYRRPLNGRRIGLHGGSKDGFWRSKRWPGYVELARELRQHGYEVASFGVEAEYVPETLDLTGGTISEMIEGMMTCSYFISNDSGLMNIANALGIPLTALFGPTNPGTRGPLRPTSSWLGLTKDCAPCEIRPSHVKTFLSGECNCIQELDYRTVRDHVFEELQRHDLLLGAAGEGAATPAMSFHGSERQGAAARDEASGASSRRLAAP; this comes from the coding sequence ATGTCACCGGCCGCGCTCCTCCAGCGCCTGACCTCGTCCAACGAATTCCGCACGAATGTCATCCTTCGCCTGGTGAACGGCGAGATGCTGCCGCACGAGCGCCGTCATGCGTCTCCGCCCTCTTCGCTTGTGGATTGGACTATCGGCGTCACGAAGCCGGAGGCCGCCGCAGCCGTAAGGGCGGCGGGCACATGGCGCGACCTTCTCCTTCTCCTGCTGCGAGATCCGGCGGCAGGGCAGACGATCCTCTCTCCGGCGCGTCGCCTCGAGGTTCTGCAGGCCCTGGAGGCTGTTCCGGGTACGCGCCGGATAGACGGGGAGGGCGGGCCGGCTGCTACCCCCTCGCGGGATCCTGGGTCTGAGACGCCGACGACGACGGCCGAAGCTCTGGAGCAACTGCTCCGGATGCTCCCAGCAGCGGAATTCGGCGAGTTCTGGACCAAGTTGGAAGAGGACATCTTCGGCAAACGTGTCCGGCAGCTCTTCCGGGAGAAGCGGTGGGCCGATCTGAACGCCCTGCACAGGGCTGGCGAAGGCGCGCGAAAGAAGCGTGCCGAAATTCAGACCATGATTGGCCGCAGTTACATCTACGCCGGAGAATACAGTACCGCAGCACGGCTGCTGAGCAGTCTCGCCACGGAATTCGAGAACGACGCGACGATCCAGTTCTATTCCTCAGTCGCGCTCGCACGGAACAACGATCTCGAGAGATCCGTGAGCTTTGGCCGCCGCGCGATCGCGTTGCGGCCGAAAAACGACCAGTATCTCTCCGACCAGAGTGCTGTCCTGCGTCAACTTGCCCGTCAAAAGACCACGGAGCAGGCCGGCCGCGTGGCCCTGCTGGAGGAGAGCATTGACGCGTGCCGGACTGCCATCCAGATCAATCCGGATCGTGCCGAGAACCTGGGATTCCGGATCGCCCGGAACTTCTTCGACCTGCGCCGCTTTCCCGAAGCGCTGGCAGCAACGGAGAAGCTGCTGAAGTTGAAGCCGGACAACGTGTCGTCGCTGATGCTGCGCAGTGACATCCTCCTCGCGCTGAACCGGGCCAGTGACGCGCTTGCCATCGCCAAGCGGGTCGTGGAGATCGAGCCCGGTAATCAGGGCGCCCAGTACCAGCTCCGCTCCCTTCGGACCCTCATCGACGACGATGAGGACCGTTCCGAGAGCCATTCCGTAGCCCTGGTGACGATCTTGCCGGAGGCCAAAGCGATCGCCGGCTCGATCTTCAGCGTGGTGGAAGGCCAGTTGCAGGAGGTGGCGCTTCCCGAGGCGCCGCCTGACGGTAGCCCGCTGCCGATGCTCAGCAGCATCCCGGCGGAATGGGTTATCCTCCATCCCGCCGGTACGGCGGCCCCCGCGATCTCCGCGGCCTGGATGGTCAGGCTGCACGAGAACGGCCTGCGGTGGAGCGGGTGCCTGCTGATGGAAGACGAAGCGGGCTCACCGCAGGAGATTTGGCGTCGCGACCTGATCACTCTCCTTGCTGAATCCGGGTTGGTCCCCGAGGTGGCGGATCTTCCGAGCGTTCTCGCCAAGCAGGCCGCCCTCGTCGCGACCGTCGATCTGTCCGGTTCCCGCCCGGTCCCGGAGCTGTCGCAGGCCGCAGGGCGGCAGGATCGCAGGACCGTCGTGCTGATGTCGAAGCACGGCGTCGTCAAATTCGGGGGCGGCGAACAGTTCCTGGACAGCATGGCCGAGCACTACGCGGAGATGGGCTTCGACCCGATCATCGTCGGCACCCGTCCGGAAATGGTGGGGCAGTCCGGCCTGGAGAACGGGCGCGCCTTCCACTTCATCGAGGAGAGTGCGGCCGCCATGCGGCGGTTCCTCCTGGAAACCAAGCCCGCGGTCGTGCACGTGCTGTCCGGGCTCGGCTACCAGGTGGCCGACGCGCTGGAATACCTCGACGTTCCGTTCATCTACGGTGTTCACTTCTGGCGCGACTGTCTCGGCCTGATCGAGGGCGACGACCGGTTCTTTCTGAACTTCGACCGTGATCCGATCCCGCGCCCGGCCTTCCGCCGCATCCTGCAACGCGCCGCGGCGGTCTACTCCAACTCCAGCTATACCCAGGCGGTGCTGGAGGAGGCCTTCCATGCCCGGACGCCCATCATCTACTCCCTGCCGCGTGACATCGACCCGACGGCGCAGGCAGACCGCGAGCGGGAAGCCCAGGCGCTGCTGGGAGACAGGAAAGACTTCGTCCTGCTCGTCAACGCGAAGGCGGAGAAGGGCTTCGACCTGCTCCTCGCGGTGGCGCGCCTCTGCCCGGACATCCCCTTCGTCGCCATCTCCAGCCAGTCGGACCAGAGCGAGGCGGAGGCTGCCGTCGCCGAGGCGGGCGCCGGGAACGTCGCGATCCTTCCGCGGACCGATCGCATCGACCTTCTCTACGGCAGGAGCAAGGTGGTCGCGGTACCGAGCTACCACTTCGTGGAAACCTTCAGCCGCGTCTGCATCGAGGCCCAGCGCTTCGGGAAGCCGGTGCTCGGCTCGGATCGCGGCAACGTCCCCTATCTTCTCCATGAATCGGGCGTGGTCCTGCCGGAGGATGCGGATCGCTGGGCGGCCGAGTTGCGCCGGATCTACGACGATCCCCCCTACTACCGCGGCTTGGCTGCCCGGGCAGAGCAGAACTCCTCCCGCTACGGCTACGACAGGCAGCGCCGGGCCCTCCACGGAATCGTCTCAAGCCTGGGCGATCAGATCCTGATCGGCATCGGCTCCGGCATCGGCAACATGCTGCATGTCGCGCCCATGGTGCGGAACATCGCCCGCCGGCTCGGCCGCAAGGTCGACCTCGTCGTGGCCGAGGATCACAAGAACAGCCTCTTTCTCCTGCAGAACTCGGAGTACGTGAACGCCGCCTTCTCCCTGCGGCAGACGGTGCTGCGCAGGCGCTACGACCGGGTGTTCATCACCCACTCCTTCGGCAGTGCGCGCGTGCCTTTCCTGGCGGGCCGGACGCTGTACTCCCGGGACTGGATGATGTTCGAGCCGGGCGGGCCGTTCCACGAGACCGTGTTCAACCTGGAGGCTGCCAAGGCGCTGCTCGGGGTTCCCTACGAGGATGCGGACGTGACGGAATACTTTGTCGCGAACTACGCTTATCGGAGACCCCTGAACGGCCGCCGGATCGGCCTTCACGGCGGATCGAAGGACGGGTTCTGGAGGAGCAAGCGGTGGCCCGGCTACGTGGAGCTGGCGCGGGAACTGCGGCAGCACGGCTACGAGGTGGCCTCCTTCGGGGTGGAAGCGGAGTACGTCCCGGAGACACTCGACCTGACCGGCGGCACCATCTCCGAGATGATCGAGGGGATGATGACCTGCTCGTACTTCATCTCCAATGACAGTGGCCTGATGAACATCGCGAATGCACTCGGCATTCCCCTCACGGCGTTGTTCGGACCCACCAACCCCGGGACGCGCGGCCCGCTTCGCCCGACGAGTTCCTGGCTCGGCCTTACGAAGGATTGCGCGCCGTGCGAGATCAGGCCTTCTCATGTGAAGACGTTTCTTTCCGGCGAATGCAACTGCATCCAGGAGTTGGATTACCGAACCGTCCGCGACCACGTGTTCGAGGAACTGCAGCGCCACGACCTGCTCCTGGGTGCGGCAGGTGAGGGGGCCGCAACGCCTGCCATGAGCTTCCACGGTTCGGAGAGACAGGGCGCTGCTGCAAGGGATGAGGCGTCCGGTGCATCGTCGCGTCGACTGGCAGCTCCTTAG
- a CDS encoding ABC transporter substrate-binding protein: MTMRRLLLGLAGAALLGGAAGAQTCTPRVPAGSFVEGGKWTMSINPTLPPQQFVDSRGELQGLNVELARAAAAKMCVEPVFLRMDFPPMIPGLRAGRFDTINTGMFWTEERSSMFYVVPYAQQAISIYTLPNSALNLTKFDDLSGRTVGVETGTYNERKAREANAEMVARGLRPVNFRTFSTASETVAALRAGQLEAAINIDETANEMVSRGIAKIHVRSLFGTDITYAFRDRALAQAFAAALNELKADGTYDRLFDKFGMTRLANTSFAIRGSGPN, from the coding sequence ATGACCATGCGACGTCTCCTTCTCGGCCTCGCCGGCGCCGCCCTTCTCGGCGGAGCGGCAGGCGCCCAGACCTGCACGCCCCGCGTGCCCGCCGGCAGCTTCGTGGAAGGCGGCAAGTGGACCATGTCCATCAATCCCACCCTGCCGCCGCAGCAGTTCGTGGACAGCCGCGGCGAGCTGCAGGGCCTGAACGTGGAGCTGGCGCGCGCCGCCGCGGCGAAGATGTGCGTGGAGCCGGTCTTCCTGCGCATGGACTTCCCGCCGATGATCCCCGGCCTGCGCGCCGGCCGGTTCGACACGATCAACACCGGCATGTTCTGGACCGAGGAGCGGTCCAGCATGTTCTACGTCGTGCCCTACGCGCAGCAGGCGATCAGCATCTATACCCTGCCCAACAGCGCGCTGAACCTGACGAAGTTCGACGACCTGTCCGGCCGCACCGTTGGCGTGGAAACCGGTACCTACAATGAGCGCAAGGCGCGCGAGGCGAACGCGGAGATGGTGGCGCGCGGTCTGCGACCCGTGAACTTCCGCACCTTCTCTACCGCCAGCGAGACGGTGGCCGCCCTGCGCGCCGGCCAGCTCGAGGCGGCCATCAACATCGACGAGACCGCGAACGAGATGGTGAGCCGCGGCATCGCCAAGATCCACGTTCGCAGCCTTTTCGGCACCGACATCACCTACGCCTTCCGCGACCGGGCCCTGGCCCAGGCCTTCGCCGCCGCGCTGAACGAGCTGAAGGCCGACGGCACCTATGACCGCCTCTTCGACAAGTTCGGCATGACCCGGTTGGCGAACACCAGCTTCGCCATCCGCGGCAGCGGCCCGAACTGA